The DNA window ATACCTAAAATAATTTGGGACCCCCAAAACACACCTAGAGAGTTTTTAGAAAAAGCCAGAGATCAGTGGTTGTTAGAAACAGGTACCCATCCGGGTAGAGAAGGTGAACATCGGGCATGGTTTCGCTCAGCGGTGCTGGCAGGGCTGCCAAACCAGGTCACAGAAGATCTACAGAAAAACCCAGATTTTGCCGTAGCAGATTCGGTGCAGTGGGAAAGACACGTCTCACATCGTTTGCAGCTGGAGCAGGACAGGGCgaacaagcagaaaaaagagTTGGAGGAGGCACAAGCGTCTCTACTCAAACTACAGTTGGTGGAGGCCAGAAACAAAGCCagcgaaaagaaaaaagaggaaaaagaaaaaacagaaaaaattatGATAGTTGCGACCCAGCCTGGTCCTGGGCCTGAATGGCCAGATAGTGGCCCGGGTCCCTGCACTAATGACGGATGGCCCGCCAATGCACCAAGGCAGAACCAACCCACAGGGAATTGGGGAACCGGTGGATCGTACAGAGGGCGTGGTGGCTCAGCGGGGGGAGTACAAAGAGCTCGTGACACGGGGAATCTCAGCAGTGTGCCTTGGAATGTCTGTTGGAGGTGTGGAGCAGAGGGTCATTGGAGCAGAAATTGCCCAGAACGTCGTCAGAACAATCAAAGAAGAGGCTACCAATCCCAGGCACGTGGAGCTCCGAGAGCAAGAGATGGCTCTAGGGGAGCATATCAGGCCCCAAACCCGAGTGCAGCACCAGCCGCGCAGTATCCAGTGGCTGACTGGAGGGAGGACCAGTACTGAAGGGACCCGGAGGGACCAAACAGTATGGTGGTGGCAGATCCCATGCTGTTAATGACAATAGAAGGGACAGAATTGCCCTTCTTAGTAGACACTGGAGCAACATATTCAACCTTGAGAGCAGCACCAGACAGTGCAACGTTGTCCTGCCACACAGTGAATGTGGTGGGTTTTTCCGGGATCCCGACAACTCTGCCAGTGACTGACCCAGCTTTGACAAAGCTGGGCAAGCAGACTTTGAAACACAACTATGTGGTGTCATCGCAAGCGCCAGTAAATCTTATGGGCAGGGACCTGCTCGTGAAGTTGGGCGCCACAATCACATGTTCAGCAGATGGATTATCTGTGACTCTGCCAGGGGGCCAGCATTTTCCGTGCCTGGGAACAAGTTCAAAGACTCAATATCTGCTCCAAGACTGTGAAAGAGCAAAAGTCAATATCTACTGGGGGAGACTAGTGAAAGAGGATGTTCTGAGGCAATTTCAGCTGTGGAGACCCTGGATAATGAGCTTGGCAGTTTACTCCCCTCCGCGCGACCCTTACCACGTTACCCTGTTTTATGATAAAGAGAATGACGACACCTATCGTGAATTATTTCAATCTGATCTTGAAGGTCAGACGTGGAATGTGCAAACACATGACATCTACATCGGACCAGAAGGTGTAGCCGCGGCTGTGAAATTAACTGATGAACAACTGCCTTGGTACAATGTGGAAGAAAATTCAACCCCTCACATTACATTGGCGGTCCACCAAGGTCATGGTGCAGGTGATCTAGGTCCAATGGTCAGGCGAGCACTGGACGACACAGGGTGGCAAAGAACCCAAATTCCTAACTTATCTTATGCTCCAAATTGTAAAACCTATCGCATAACTTGTGCCTGTGAGGATACAGTGATCTTGGAACATAAAgaaatttcaaaaacacatGGTGAGGAGTGTGTAGATCATCCTCACGCAGTTGCTGGACTGTCGAATCTGCCTGACAGTCTATGGTCAAAAGGGCCCACGGATGTTGGCCTAGCTAAGTGTCCTCCTGTCTTGTTCCAGCTCAAGTCACACACACCAATCAATAGACCACAGTATAAACACAAACCTGAAGCAGAGGCAGGAATTACAGAAACAATAGAAGGCCTGCTAAGGGCCGGGGTGTTAGAGCCCTCTCACTCACTGTGGAACACACCAATTCTACCAGTGGAGAAACATGGAACAGGAAAATACCGTATGGCACATGATTTGAGAGCCATTAATGAAATATTGCTCTCTACTACTGCACCGGTACCAAATCCGTACACAGCTTTATCAGCTATCACATGTGACCAAAAGTGGTTCACGTGCATTGACCTGGCAAATGCATTCTTTTGTCTTCCTCTGCATGAGTCACTCAGAGACATTTTTTCATTCACATACAGAGGCCAACAACTCAGATACACACGTTTGCCACAAGGCTTTGCACTTTCTCCAGGCATTTTCAATCAGGTGCTTAAAGAAGCCCTGTCGTCATGTAATTTGCCTAATGATTGTACATTAATACAATATGTTGATGATGTTCTCATTGCAGCCCCGTCAGCAGCGGATTGTTCAGCGGCATCGTTCGTTGTGTTGAATAGGTTGGCGGAATGTGGCTTTAAAGTAAGTAAAGACAAGCTGCAGTTAGTTCGCCCTGAAGTGACCTTTTTGGGCCGGGTAATCGCACACAAATCAGTGGGtttgatgaacacacacagagaccaaattTTGACACACCCAAAACCGCGAACTGTGAGAgaaatgctttcttttcttggtttaacaggttacagcaggcagttcATTCCGGATTATGCAGGCAAAACTGCCCCTTTAAGGGGCCTAATGAAGCAAGTTGGTGTTCGAAACTTTAAGGCTGAGTTGCCTTGGACGCCTGAAGCTGAAGCCGCATTTATTAGGGTAAAACAGGATTTGTCAAGGGCCTCAGATTTAGCCACACCCAATTATGATGAGCCATTCTATTTAGATGTTTCTGAAACAAACTCAATTGTAAATGGagtgttgtttcagaaaaaaggggggggtAGAGAAGTGCTCATGTATGTTAGTGTAAAACTACATCCAACAGAAGCAAAGCATCCTACATGCACACAACATGCAGCAGGGGTCGCTAGAATTATCCAAAAAATAGCACATGTAGTGAGAGAACACCCACTAAAAATACTCACTACACATAGCATAGTGGCATACGTAAATTCACAAGCATTTTGTATGTCACCACGGGCACAACAGAGACTGAGCAAAGTCTTAGAGGCCCCAAATTTGACATTCACACATGAAGGAATTAACATGGCAGATTTAATGGGTGTAGGGGAACCACATGACTGCGCCAAAAGAGCACAGATCGAGGAAAAGATTAGAGAGGACCTGAAGGCCGAACCCATACCGGGAGCTGAGGACTGGTTCACCGATGGATGTTGCCACCGAGACGAAGGAGGACTGAAAGCAGGGTATGCGGTGGTCTGCAGAGTAGAAGGAGATTATCAGGTCAGAGAGTCAGGAAGGATTGAGGGAAAGCAGTCGGCCCAGAGAGCTGAAGTGATAGCCTTAGCTCGAGCTTTGAGACTAGCCAAGAACAGGAGAGTGAACATCTACACCGATTCGGCATATGCGTTTGGAGCAGCGCATGTGGAGCTGCCTCAGTGGAAAAGAGCAGGATTCAGAACAGCAACCAATGCACCTATTTCCCACAAACATGAAATGGAGGAACTGGAAAAGGCCTTGGCTGACCCAGAGGAGGTGAGCATTATAAAATGCAAAGCTCACTCCCAAGGAACCAGTATGGTGGAAAAAGGAAACCAGAGAGCAGACGAAGCCGCAAAGGAGGCCGCAGGCTACAAAGGACAGAGACAAATGATACAGGTAACATCAGAAGAAGAGATACCTGTTGACCTGATTGAGGAAGTTAAACGGGCCCAGGAGGAGGCATCCCCAGAGGAAAAGGGGGTGTGGAAAAACAAAGGAGCCTGGCAGGATGGACATTTGTGGAGGGGGCCAGACGGGCGCCCCGTGCTGACAGCCAAAATGGCAGAACAGAAGGTGGATGAAGCCCACGGACTTGCCCACGTGGGGAGAGCCCAGATGGAAAGAAATTTGTGTCATTGGTGGCATCCTGAGCTGCGAGGAATGATAAGGGAGAAGGCCAGGATGTGCTTAATCTGTGGGGCACACAATCCTAAGCCAGCAGTAAAACCGGAAGTGGGTAAGTTTCGGCCCCCTGAGAGGCCGGG is part of the Maylandia zebra isolate NMK-2024a linkage group LG3, Mzebra_GT3a, whole genome shotgun sequence genome and encodes:
- the LOC143414019 gene encoding uncharacterized protein LOC143414019, producing MSPRAQQRLSKVLEAPNLTFTHEGINMADLMGVGEPHDCAKRAQIEEKIREDLKAEPIPGAEDWFTDGCCHRDEGGLKAGYAVVCRVEGDYQVRESGRIEGKQSAQRAEVIALARALRLAKNRRVNIYTDSAYAFGAAHVELPQWKRAGFRTATNAPISHKHEMEELEKALADPEEVSIIKCKAHSQGTSMVEKGNQRADEAAKEAAGYKGQRQMIQVTSEEEIPVDLIEEVKRAQEEASPEEKGVWKNKGAWQDGHLWRGPDGRPVLTAKMAEQKVDEAHGLAHVGRAQMERNLCHWWHPELRGMIREKARMCLICGAHNPKPAVKPEVGFTPYELQTGRQFPAPWTVGSGERDKKGNRSHADYWNELKALVSSFTKQAACKGPTGEGEVPDAKTVWLRVIKRKWKEPRWTGPYEVSARTATAVQLKGKGDTWYHWTQCAAAHEGLVRKDQSQLNAGEIERHNNPSHLCNGPTGSLPGRSKKEEQPRRRSPRQRKGATDPGNQSEHGGHASPALFDTPSTSHVVHSDLRLRARVKREVSGQEGSGSSEAIPEEHEPRERRVVSVDYTTLKPQDLIERATGRMFKSMSVRAVDPGVITPMSMMPMMHVELNV